CTGATGGCGATTGCCGTGATTCAGGTTGCTCAGTCGCTTGGAATCCGCGTGCCGGAAGACGTCGTTGTCGTCGGCTATGACAACATCGCGATGGCAGAGTACGTGTCGCCTAAACTGACGACAGTCGAGCAACCAGGTTACCAGATGGGGACAAGCGGGTTCGAACTTCTCTATGAACAACTGGTCCATCCCGATACTAAGGTTTCCGACATCGAATTCACCCCGAGGATGATTCTTCGCGAATCGACGAGGCGGGATTAATGTCCATACAATGGCTTTTGATTAAGGTATGTGGAAACGTTTCCACATACTGCTGGAGGTCCTGAATGTGAAGAAGTCTGGTGTACTACATGCGGAATTGTCCAAAATCATCGCAGCACTTGGCCACACGCAGTCTCTGGTGATTGCGGATTACGGGTTGCCGGTGCCAAAGCAGGTTCCCGTTATCGATCTCGCTGTTCGCAGCGGCGTCCCCTCCTTTAAGGACGTTCTGCTGACTGTTCTTGAAGAGTTGACAGTCGAATCCGCTACTGTCGCTGCCGAACTTGAAATCGCTAACAACGGTTTGTTCCAAGAACTGAAGCATCTCTTCCCGTGTGAAGTGAAGGCCATTTCTCACGCTGAACTCAAGGAAGAAGTCGTCAACGCAGCAGCCGTCGTTAGGACCGGAGAGCATTCTCCCTATGCAAATGTCATCCTGCGCGCTGGGGTTGTCTTTTGAGTTAAATGCTTGCGGCACAACTGGCACAACTGAGCTCTAAGAAAGAAGGTGCGAACGTGAAGCAACTGCAGATGACAGGCATCCGCAAATCATTTTCCGGAGTCACAGTCCTAAACGGCGTCGACTTAAGCGTCCAAGGTGGACGTGTGACCGCGCTGCTCGGAGAAAATGGCGCGGGAAAGTCGACGTTGATGAAGATTCTGACCGGTGTGTATCTCGCAGATGCAGGCGAAATCCGCGTTGACGGTCAACCGGTCGTCATCCGCAACGTGGATGCAGCGCGTGCACTGGGTATTGGCATGATTCATCAGGAATTAAACCTGTTTACGAACCTCTCGATTGCAGAAAATTTCCTGATTGGCAACGAGAGCCGCTACCGCTTGGGAGGCTTTGTCCAGTATGCCCGCCTGAACCGGACGGTCCGAGAGACACTTGAGTCTCTGCAGTTAAACCGCAGTCCGTCCGACATCGTCGGCACGCTTGGTGTCGGGGAGCAGCAACTCGTCGAAATCGGAAAAGCCTTGCAACAAGACATTCGATTTTTGGCGATGGACGAGCCCACAGCCGCACTCACGCAGACGGAAACCAAGAGGCTCTTTGAAATCATTCAGGGTTTGTCGGCGCAAAACGTTGGCATTATTTATATTTCCCACCGGCTCGAGGAACTGTTTCAAATCGCTGACGACGTGACTGTACTTCGTGACGGCAAATTTGTCGCGAGTCGCACCATGGCTGAAACCTCGGAGGACGAGTTGGTCTCTCTGATGGTCGGTCGAGACATCACGGAACGTTATCCAACAGTAAAGACAGAACCGGGCCACACAATTTTGGCTGCAAACCACCTTACGAACCATCGTGTCAAAGATGCAAAGCTCGAAGTTCGCGCAGGGGAAATCGTGGGTCTCGGAGGATTAATGGGGGCTGGCAGAACCGAGTTGGCCCGGGCGATTGCTGGCGTGGACAAGTTGAAGGCCGGTGAACTGGTCTTCCTCGGGAAGCACATCCGCTTTCGCTCACCAGCCGAGGCAATCCGCAGCGGCATTGCGTTTGTGACAGAGGATCGCAAGGAGCAAGGGCTCGTACTCCCGTTTTCCATTCGTCACAATGTCTCCCTTCCGACTCTGCGCGCCCGGTCAAAGGGCGGCATCGTCAACCGGAATGCAGAGACCAACTTTGTCCGCGAGGTAGCCACGAAACTGCGCGTCAAGATGAATACCATCGATG
The Alicyclobacillus curvatus genome window above contains:
- the rbsD gene encoding D-ribose pyranase, whose translation is MKKSGVLHAELSKIIAALGHTQSLVIADYGLPVPKQVPVIDLAVRSGVPSFKDVLLTVLEELTVESATVAAELEIANNGLFQELKHLFPCEVKAISHAELKEEVVNAAAVVRTGEHSPYANVILRAGVVF
- a CDS encoding sugar ABC transporter ATP-binding protein produces the protein MLAAQLAQLSSKKEGANVKQLQMTGIRKSFSGVTVLNGVDLSVQGGRVTALLGENGAGKSTLMKILTGVYLADAGEIRVDGQPVVIRNVDAARALGIGMIHQELNLFTNLSIAENFLIGNESRYRLGGFVQYARLNRTVRETLESLQLNRSPSDIVGTLGVGEQQLVEIGKALQQDIRFLAMDEPTAALTQTETKRLFEIIQGLSAQNVGIIYISHRLEELFQIADDVTVLRDGKFVASRTMAETSEDELVSLMVGRDITERYPTVKTEPGHTILAANHLTNHRVKDAKLEVRAGEIVGLGGLMGAGRTELARAIAGVDKLKAGELVFLGKHIRFRSPAEAIRSGIAFVTEDRKEQGLVLPFSIRHNVSLPTLRARSKGGIVNRNAETNFVREVATKLRVKMNTIDDQVGGLSGGNQQKVVIAKWLANNPMLFILDEPTRGVDVGAKQEIYHLMNQLKQDGKAILMISSDLPELLGMSDRVYVMHEGKVQGELHGEHLTEENFMRLATGGENAWKNSAQ